From a single Vitis vinifera cultivar Pinot Noir 40024 chromosome 18, ASM3070453v1 genomic region:
- the LOC100257562 gene encoding uncharacterized protein LOC100257562, producing MAELGFQDQSLLRFGLGARDASPDSVIFTQESNFSLFSSASASVDRCSFASDVHDHDSLASEVSLHLAGHDLQETSSGPDLIPNKATVHKHSRLIRKEEKAKVLKEDKQVEAEEENLVLDSARNSFSLALKECQDRRSRSEALSKKHDRRRPASLDLNNATSSSPRLGGMKKSSASSRRSGTFPSPGTPNYRHSNFGIQKGWSSERVPSHTNVNRRHVSAALLPFNNGRTLPSKWEDAERWIFSPVAGDGVVKPSFPPPQRRPKSKSGPLGPPGIAYYSLYSPAIPMFEGGNAGNFMAGSPFSAGVIAPDGLAIHCGGRGGVMPVRTEPCMGRSASVHGCSELLNQSSLRDSRDEKFDGVKDAATDISRTVSRRDIATQMSPEGSIFSSPERKPSFSPSSPTVLPIVELQSVNSSKLEIRDVQVDERVTMTRWSKKHRGRIPGKGSENVDGWKKKAVEAHSSAWEVSETAKSISKVKREEAKITAWENLQKAKAEAAIRKLEMKLEKKRSSSMDKIMNKLRSAQRKAQEMRSSVLANHAHQVSGNAHKAVSFCKTRQMSSLSGCFTCHAF from the exons ATGGCGGAGCTAGGGTTTCAAGATCAGAGTCTACTGAGATTTGGGTTGGGGGCTCGTGATGCTAGTCCTGATTCTGTTATCTTCACTCAAGAGTCCAACTTCAGTCTCTTCTCCTCTGCTTCCGCCAGCGTCGATCGTTGCTCTTTTGCTTCCGATGTGCACGATCACGATTCTCTGGCCTCTGAAGTTTCCCTG CATTTGGCAGGACACGATCTGCAAGAGACCTCAAGTGGTCCAGATCTGATTCCAAACAAAGCTACAGTACACAAGCACAGTCGTCTCATTAGGAAGGAAGAAAAAGCAAAAG TTCTAAAGGAAGACAAGCAAGTAGAAGCAGAAGAGGAGAATCTGGTCCTAGATTCTGCAAGAAATTCCTTCTCTTTAGCTCTCAAAG AGTGTCAGGACCGGAGATCTAGATCTGAAGCTCTTTCAAAGAAACATGACCGGCGAAGACCTGCTTCACTGGATCTGAATAATGCTACTAGCTCTTCCCCGCGGTTGGGAGGCATGAAGAAGAGCTCTGCTTCCTCTCGCAGGTCTGGCACATTTCCAAGCCCTGGCACGCCGAATTATCGGCACAGTAATTTTGGGATCCAGAAGGGTTGGAGTTCAGAGCGAGTACCATCGCACACGAATGTGAACAGGAGGCATGTCAGTGCTGCATTGTTGCCTTTCAACAACGGAAGGACGTTGCCATCGAAATGGGAAGACGCAGAGAGGTGGATTTTTAGTCCAGTGGCTGGAGATGGTGTTGTCAAGCCATCTTTTCCACCACCTCAAAGGCGCCCCAAGTCAAAAAGTGGTCCACTTGGACCTCCTGGGATTGCATACTATTCATTGTATTCGCCAGCCATACCAATGTTTGAAGGAGGAAATGCTGGAAATTTCATGGCAGGTTCGCCATTTTCAGCTGGAGTAATAGCTCCAGATGGTTTGGCTATTCATTGTGGTGGTCGGGGTGGAGTGATGCCTGTGAGAACAGAGCCTTGCATGGGCCGCTCAGCCAGTGTACATGGGTGCTCTGAACTTCTGAACCAGTCATCCTTACGTGACTCCCGAG ATGAGAAATTTGATGGGGTCAAAGATGCAGCCACTGATATTTCTCGTACTGTTTCAAGACGGGACATTGCAACCCAGATGAGCCCTGAGGGTAGCATCTTCTCATCTCCTGAAAGGAAACcatctttttctccttcctctccTACTGTCTTGCCCATTGTGGAGTTGCAGAGTGTCAATTCCTCTAAATTGGAAATCAGGGATGTTCAAGTTGATGAACGGGTCACAATGACAAGGTGGTCCAAGAAACATAGAGGCAGAATTCCTGGGAAGGGCTCAGAAAATGTTGATGGCTGGAAAAAGAAAGCCGTGGAGGCACACTCTTCAGCTTGGGAAGTTTCAGAGACAGCAAAGAGCATTTCAAA GGTTAAAAGAGAGGAAGCCAAAATCACTGCTTGGGAGAACCTGCAGAAGGCAAAAGCTGAGGCAGCAATTCGGAAACTAGAG ATGAAActggaaaagaaaagatcatCATCCATGGATAAGATAATGAACAAGCTAAGATCTGCTCAGAGGAAAGCTCAAGAAATGAGGAGCTCAGTGTTAGCCAACCATGCCCATCAAGTTTCTGGGAATGCTCACAAGGCTGTATCCTTCTGCAAGACTCGTCAGATGAGTTCCTTGAGTGGTTGTTTTACTTGCCATGCTTTCTAA
- the LOC100252216 gene encoding triacylglycerol lipase OBL1 has product MASEDDLCRDYLLLKPEEASFLDLVRVLCCSEWEKRGFIECTEEKELMRERRWIIFISLLVQKMLLYLRKPMAITGSVVELWLNLLSSNGGFLALLLNLLKGKMALPDKSSAEFTSVLGNLDTRVDLDRSIKNDDRRYSLSLSIMAAKLSYENEDFVQSVVRDHWKMEFLTFYNFWNEYQKKFSTQAFMFRDTSSDPALIVVAFRGTEPFDADAWRTDFDISWYKLPNVGKIHGGFMKALGQQKRIGWPKEIEQGNDSSLLAYYTIRQQLREILHKDEKAKFIVTGHSLGGALVILFVAILAYHEESWLMEKLEGVYTFGQPRVGDEQFGKFMEEKFRTHNVRYLRCVYCNDMVVRLPYDDRILLFKHFGTCLYFNSCYSGEVVREEPNKNYFSVVWAIPKILNAVWELIRSFIIPYIKGPDYREGWFQRLLRVVGLVIPGLSDHGPQDYVNATRLGSLPLTPQL; this is encoded by the exons ATGGCTTCCGAGGATGATCTCTGTAGAGATTATCTGCTGTTGAAACCAGAAGAAGCTAGCTTCTTGGATCTGGTTCGCGTTCTGTGTTGTTCTGAATGGGAGAAAAGAGGATTTATAGAGTGTACGGAAGAGAAGGAGCTGATGAGAGAGCGCCGATGGATCATATTCATCTCCCTCCTTGTGCAGAAAATGCTCCTTTACCTGAGAAAGCCTATGGCTATCACTGGGTCTGTAGTGGAGCTGTGGCTGAATCTTCTCTCAAGCAATGGCGGCTTTCTGGCCCTCCTGTTAAATCTCTTGAAAG GGAAGATGGCGCTGCCAGATAAATCGTCAGCAGAATTCACATCAGTGTTGGGAAATCTTGACACTAGAGTGGACTTAGACAGGAGCATAAAAAACGATGACCGCAGATATAGCCTCTCATTGTCTATAATGGCTGCTAAATTATCATACGAGAATGAAGATTTCGTCCAATCTGTTGTCAGAGATCACTGGAAG ATGGAATTCTTGACGTTTTACAATTTCTGGAACG aatatcaaaagaaattctCAACGCAAGCCTTCATGTTCCGTGATACAAGTAGTGATCCTGCCCTCATCGTAGTGGCGTTCAGAGGCACCGAGCCATTTGACGCGGATGCGTGGAGGACAGATTTTGACATCTCATGGTACAAGCTACCCAATGTGGGTAAGATCCATGGTGGATTCATGAAAGCTCTCGGCCAGCAAAAGCGCATAGGGTGGCCTAAGGAGATTGAACAAGGCAATGACAGTTCATTATTGGCTTACTATACCATTAGACAACAGCTGAGAGAGATTCTGCACAAGGATGAAAAAGCAAAGTTTATAGTGACGGGACACAGCTTGGGCGGGGCACTAGTAATCCTGTTTGTGGCTATTCTAGCGTATCATGAGGAGTCCTGGTTGATGGAGAAGTTGGAAGGGGTCTACACTTTTGGGCAGCCAAGGGTGGGGGATGAGCAGTTTGGGAAGTTCATGGAGGAGAAGTTTAGAACGCATAATGTGAGATATTTGAGATGCGTTTACTGCAACGATATGGTGGTTAGGTTGCCTTATGATGACAGAATCCTCTTGTTTAAGCACTTTGGGACCTGCCTCTACTTCAATAGCTGCTACAGTGGGGAG GTGGTACGGGAGGAACCAAACAAGAATTACTTCTCCGTGGTGTGGGCCATTCCCAAGATCTTAAATGCAGTTTGGGAGCTGATTAGAAGTTTTATCATCCCATACATCAAGGGTCCGGACTACAGAGAAGGGTGGTTTCAGAGATTGTTAAGGGTAGTTGGGTTGGTAATTCCTGGATTGTCAGATCATGGCCCTCAAGATTATGTAAATGCCACCAGATTGGGATCCTTGCCTTTAACTCCACAACTCTAA